One part of the Tenacibaculum sp. 190130A14a genome encodes these proteins:
- the pyrE gene encoding orotate phosphoribosyltransferase codes for MDFNKDTAKKTAELLLQIKAIKLSPQTPFTWASGWKSPIYCDNRITLSYPPVRNFLKEEIAKLVEEKHGKPDVIAGVATGAIAIGILVAQELGVPFVYVRPEPKKHGRKNQIEGHIESGQNVVVIEDLISTGKSSLNAVQALKEADVNVKGMVAIFSYGFDLATENFKEKNVELTTLSNYEYLLEQALDSQYITSEELRMLEDWRVSPSTWKQNEEL; via the coding sequence ATGGATTTTAACAAAGATACGGCAAAAAAAACAGCTGAACTTCTTTTACAAATAAAAGCTATAAAATTGAGTCCACAGACTCCATTTACTTGGGCTTCAGGTTGGAAATCTCCTATTTATTGTGATAATAGGATTACCTTATCATACCCTCCAGTAAGAAACTTTTTAAAAGAAGAGATTGCTAAATTAGTAGAAGAAAAACACGGAAAACCTGATGTAATAGCAGGTGTTGCCACAGGAGCTATTGCAATTGGTATATTAGTTGCACAAGAACTAGGGGTTCCTTTCGTATATGTTCGACCAGAGCCAAAAAAACATGGTAGAAAAAACCAAATTGAAGGGCATATTGAAAGCGGACAAAATGTAGTAGTAATTGAAGATTTAATTAGTACTGGGAAAAGTAGTTTAAACGCTGTTCAAGCTTTAAAAGAAGCAGACGTTAATGTTAAAGGGATGGTTGCTATCTTCTCTTATGGTTTCGATTTAGCTACTGAAAACTTTAAAGAGAAAAACGTAGAGCTAACTACCTTAAGTAACTATGAGTACCTATTAGAACAAGCTTTAGATAGCCAATACATTACATCAGAAGAATTAAGAATGCTTGAAGACTGGAGAGTATCTCCAAGTACTTGGAAGCAAAACGAAGAATTATAA
- a CDS encoding SRPBCC family protein has translation MNIEGNTITVQKSSKELFEFFSKLDNFEQLMPENTQKFEVDGDSFIFGLKGMPEIRLVMKEKTEFSNITLGAASSKLPFTLAADINEVSENESKVTLKFNGDFNPMMAMMVKKPLSKFIETLTENIEKI, from the coding sequence ATGAATATAGAAGGAAATACTATAACTGTACAAAAATCATCAAAAGAGTTATTTGAGTTTTTTTCAAAGCTTGATAACTTTGAACAGTTAATGCCAGAAAACACTCAAAAATTTGAGGTAGATGGAGATAGCTTTATTTTTGGCTTGAAAGGAATGCCAGAAATACGTTTAGTTATGAAAGAAAAAACAGAGTTTTCTAATATTACATTAGGTGCTGCGAGTAGTAAATTACCTTTTACTTTAGCTGCTGATATTAATGAAGTTTCAGAAAATGAAAGTAAGGTTACCTTAAAATTCAATGGAGATTTTAATCCAATGATGGCAATGATGGTAAAAAAACCATTATCAAAATTTATAGAGACCTTAACTGAAAATATAGAAAAAATTTAA
- a CDS encoding biotin--[acetyl-CoA-carboxylase] ligase, with protein MKIIKLSAIDSTNSFLKEMAENSVIDNFTTVVAERQTKGRGQMNSKWVSEEGKNLTFSTFVRFESLLFEQHRYLSFAVALSVFEAVKSLGINRLTIKWPNDIMSGNKKIGGILIENSLSRNLIVSSIIGIGLNVNQDFFTEELPNATSIRNIIGQEISKEKVFQLILERLQSNIKLLNKKEEDILETRYLNNLYKKNIPSMFKTMEGKLFMGKIIGVSQEGKLQLELEDETLKEFDLKEVSFA; from the coding sequence ATGAAAATAATCAAACTTAGTGCCATTGATTCTACCAATTCTTTTTTAAAAGAAATGGCAGAGAATAGTGTCATTGACAATTTTACAACAGTTGTTGCTGAGCGTCAAACAAAGGGAAGGGGGCAAATGAATAGTAAATGGGTTTCAGAAGAGGGTAAAAACCTGACTTTTAGTACTTTTGTTAGGTTTGAGTCGCTGTTGTTTGAGCAGCATAGATATTTGAGTTTTGCCGTGGCATTAAGTGTTTTTGAAGCGGTTAAAAGTTTAGGAATAAATAGATTGACAATTAAATGGCCTAACGACATAATGTCAGGGAATAAAAAAATAGGTGGAATTTTAATTGAAAATTCACTTAGTAGAAACCTCATTGTGTCTTCGATAATTGGAATTGGATTAAATGTTAATCAAGATTTTTTTACTGAAGAGTTACCTAATGCAACTTCCATAAGAAATATTATAGGACAAGAAATATCAAAAGAAAAGGTGTTTCAGTTAATCTTGGAAAGATTGCAATCAAATATAAAGTTATTAAACAAAAAGGAAGAAGATATTTTGGAAACTAGATATCTCAATAATCTTTACAAAAAAAATATTCCGAGTATGTTTAAAACAATGGAGGGTAAATTATTTATGGGAAAAATAATTGGAGTCTCTCAAGAAGGGAAACTCCAATTAGAATTAGAAGATGAAACTTTAAAAGAATTCGACCTCAAAGAGGTTTCATTCGCTTAA
- the rsfS gene encoding ribosome silencing factor: protein MTKKQATADELISVIIKGIDDVKGEDIQLLDLREIDNTVCDYFIVCSGNSNTQINAISGSVQKIVSKELKDKPWHVEGTANAEWVLMDYVNVVVHIFQKQVREYYDIESLWGDAKITQINPA from the coding sequence ATGACAAAAAAACAAGCAACTGCAGATGAATTAATATCTGTTATAATTAAAGGGATTGATGATGTAAAGGGTGAGGACATCCAATTATTAGATTTAAGAGAAATAGACAATACCGTTTGTGATTACTTTATCGTTTGTTCAGGTAATTCAAACACTCAAATAAATGCCATATCTGGCTCTGTACAAAAAATTGTAAGTAAAGAACTTAAAGACAAACCTTGGCATGTCGAAGGAACGGCAAATGCTGAATGGGTTTTAATGGATTATGTGAATGTAGTAGTTCATATTTTTCAAAAACAAGTTCGTGAATATTACGATATAGAAAGCTTATGGGGCGATGCAAAAATCACTCAAATAAACCCAGCGTAA
- the ftsH gene encoding ATP-dependent zinc metalloprotease FtsH, protein MSDKKKNTPKFSFNSFWIYIPIFVILLGLSFFNSGSLASRDISKNKFEEILKANDIKKIIVENNNVAKIFLKDEAEKKEEHKQLTESPFYRKGTPLYTYNFGDLQNFENQIDKEKEKLNLDFDKSNIEKTSLLENIFNFLPFILLIVIWLFFMRRMSGAGGSGGAGGQIFNIGKSKAKLFDQDTLVKTTFKNVAGLEGAKEEVQEIVDFLKSPEKYTKLGGKIPKGALLVGPPGTGKTLLAKAVAGEAGVPFFSLSGSDFVEMFVGVGASRVRDLFKQAQQKSPSIIFIDEIDAIGRARGKNSMTGGNDERENTLNQLLTEMDGFGTDTNVIVLAATNRADILDKALMRAGRFDRQIYVDLPDLHERREIFEVHIKPLKLADNVNIEFLAQQTPGFSGADIANMCNEAALIAARNNKEAIQHQDFLDAVDRIVGGLEKKNKVITPREKKVIAFHEAGHATVSWMLEHAAPLVKVTIVPRGQSLGAAWYLPEERKIVQTEQMLDEMCATMGGRAAEKLIFDKISTGALSDLEKVTKQARAMVTVYGLNDKVGNITYYDSAGNDSFVKPYSDSTAKTIDEEISKIIEGQYERAIEILKEHQDKLSELADILLEKEVIFKDDLVKIFGTRPFDQEKENEVVNPNTEE, encoded by the coding sequence ATGAGCGATAAGAAAAAAAATACACCTAAATTTTCATTCAATTCATTTTGGATATACATTCCTATTTTTGTTATTCTTTTGGGATTAAGCTTTTTTAATTCTGGAAGTTTAGCATCAAGAGATATATCTAAAAATAAGTTTGAAGAAATCTTAAAAGCGAATGACATTAAGAAGATCATTGTGGAGAATAACAATGTTGCTAAAATCTTCTTAAAGGATGAAGCTGAGAAAAAAGAAGAACACAAACAATTAACAGAATCTCCTTTTTACAGAAAAGGCACACCTTTGTATACGTATAACTTCGGTGATTTACAAAACTTCGAAAATCAGATAGATAAAGAAAAGGAAAAGTTAAATTTAGATTTCGACAAGTCTAACATTGAAAAAACCAGTCTTCTTGAAAATATCTTTAACTTTTTACCTTTTATCTTACTAATCGTTATTTGGCTATTCTTTATGAGAAGAATGTCTGGAGCTGGTGGATCTGGTGGTGCAGGTGGACAAATTTTTAACATTGGTAAATCAAAAGCAAAACTTTTTGATCAAGACACTTTGGTTAAAACTACTTTTAAAAATGTAGCTGGTTTAGAAGGAGCTAAAGAAGAAGTTCAGGAAATTGTAGATTTCCTAAAAAGCCCTGAAAAATATACCAAGTTAGGTGGTAAAATACCTAAAGGAGCCTTATTAGTAGGACCTCCAGGAACAGGTAAAACTTTATTAGCTAAAGCAGTTGCAGGTGAAGCGGGAGTTCCTTTCTTTTCTTTGTCTGGATCTGATTTTGTTGAAATGTTCGTTGGGGTTGGAGCATCTCGTGTAAGAGATTTATTCAAACAAGCGCAACAAAAGTCACCATCTATCATTTTCATTGATGAAATTGATGCTATAGGACGTGCTCGAGGAAAAAACAGTATGACTGGTGGTAATGATGAACGTGAAAACACATTAAACCAGTTATTAACTGAAATGGATGGTTTTGGTACAGATACTAACGTAATTGTATTAGCAGCTACCAACCGTGCAGATATTTTAGATAAGGCTTTAATGAGAGCAGGTCGTTTTGATCGTCAAATCTATGTTGACTTACCAGATTTGCACGAGAGAAGAGAGATTTTCGAAGTGCATATTAAACCATTAAAGTTGGCAGACAATGTAAATATAGAGTTCTTAGCACAACAAACCCCAGGGTTTTCTGGAGCTGACATTGCCAACATGTGTAACGAAGCTGCGCTTATTGCCGCTAGAAACAACAAAGAAGCTATTCAACATCAAGACTTTTTAGATGCTGTAGACAGAATAGTGGGAGGTTTAGAAAAGAAGAATAAAGTAATTACTCCTCGCGAGAAAAAGGTTATTGCATTTCACGAAGCAGGGCACGCAACTGTTAGCTGGATGCTTGAGCATGCCGCACCTTTAGTGAAGGTAACTATTGTTCCTCGTGGACAATCTTTAGGAGCTGCTTGGTATTTACCTGAAGAGCGTAAAATTGTTCAAACAGAACAAATGCTTGACGAAATGTGTGCTACTATGGGAGGTCGTGCTGCTGAAAAATTAATTTTTGATAAAATTTCTACTGGAGCTTTAAGCGACTTAGAAAAAGTTACAAAGCAAGCACGAGCTATGGTTACCGTATATGGACTGAATGATAAAGTAGGAAATATTACTTATTATGATTCTGCTGGTAATGACTCGTTTGTCAAGCCTTATAGTGATTCAACTGCAAAGACTATTGACGAAGAAATTTCTAAGATTATCGAAGGTCAATATGAACGTGCTATTGAAATTTTAAAAGAGCATCAAGACAAATTATCTGAATTAGCTGATATTTTATTAGAAAAAGAAGTTATATTTAAAGACGATTTAGTTAAGATATTCGGAACTAGACCTTTCGATCAAGAAAAAGAAAACGAAGTTGTAAACCCTAATACCGAAGAATAG
- a CDS encoding LUD domain-containing protein, whose translation MNFFKKLFKSYQDSSRDKEIKEQHVKLALDDSFVHHFINKGGKFLYCTSFNEVIANFKHILQENNWKKISCSDVDLLKIAKQVDVNTFEKNDTKIPYFTTCEHLIANKGDILFSSNQLGSNKLSSLTDHFIVYATTSQLVKNTGEGLTGIKTNYKGNIPTNISSITNYVKENVEEDNFLNYGNSNSKNLYLLLFEDL comes from the coding sequence ATGAATTTTTTTAAAAAATTATTTAAATCATATCAAGATTCATCTAGAGACAAGGAAATAAAAGAACAACATGTTAAACTTGCTCTAGATGATTCTTTTGTTCATCATTTTATTAATAAAGGTGGTAAATTTTTGTACTGCACTTCTTTTAATGAAGTCATTGCCAACTTTAAACACATCCTTCAAGAGAATAATTGGAAAAAAATTTCTTGTTCTGATGTTGATTTATTGAAAATTGCAAAGCAAGTAGACGTAAATACATTTGAAAAAAACGATACTAAAATACCTTACTTTACTACTTGTGAACACCTCATAGCTAATAAAGGTGATATTCTTTTTTCTTCAAATCAACTTGGTAGCAATAAACTATCTAGCTTAACAGATCATTTTATCGTTTATGCAACCACAAGTCAGCTTGTTAAAAATACTGGAGAAGGATTAACAGGTATAAAAACTAATTACAAAGGCAACATTCCTACTAACATTAGTTCTATAACAAATTATGTTAAAGAAAATGTAGAAGAGGATAACTTTTTGAATTATGGCAACAGTAATTCAAAAAACTTATATTTGCTGCTCTTTGAAGATTTATAA
- a CDS encoding phosphatidate cytidylyltransferase — protein MATVIQKTYICCSLKIYNMRDLLTRSVSALIYAAVFITAIFFSKESYLAIIGIFSLISLWEFSKIIQSKNYISFIILAVLSTITVYVLDKEYPAILLAFSLFCLAILLYYLFSLKKIHYSNTQQKIFLKYIYIVLPFFYLAKLPFINSEYTPSIILYIILLIWTNDSFAYLVGKNFGKHKLFEKVSPKKTIEGFLGGLLFAILAGFIIAKNSIIFSVADWIIIAIIVSIMGNLGDLVESKFKRQANVKDSGTIMPGHGGLLDRLDSLFFLAPFVYLYIHYIM, from the coding sequence ATGGCAACAGTAATTCAAAAAACTTATATTTGCTGCTCTTTGAAGATTTATAATATGCGAGATCTTTTAACAAGAAGTGTTTCGGCACTTATCTATGCTGCTGTTTTTATAACAGCAATTTTCTTTTCAAAAGAAAGCTATTTAGCAATAATTGGTATTTTCTCTTTGATAAGTTTATGGGAATTTTCAAAAATAATTCAATCTAAAAATTATATATCATTTATAATATTAGCCGTGTTATCAACAATAACTGTCTATGTTTTAGATAAAGAATACCCAGCAATACTATTAGCTTTCTCTTTATTTTGTTTAGCAATATTACTGTACTATCTTTTTTCTTTAAAAAAAATACATTACTCAAATACACAACAGAAAATCTTTCTGAAGTATATATATATTGTACTTCCTTTCTTTTATTTAGCAAAACTTCCTTTTATCAATTCTGAATACACTCCTAGTATCATTCTTTACATCATACTACTCATATGGACCAATGATAGTTTTGCTTATTTAGTTGGAAAAAACTTTGGTAAACATAAACTTTTTGAAAAGGTATCACCCAAAAAAACAATTGAAGGTTTTTTAGGAGGACTTTTATTTGCCATTTTAGCGGGCTTTATCATTGCCAAAAATTCAATAATATTTTCCGTTGCCGATTGGATTATAATCGCCATTATTGTTTCTATTATGGGGAATTTAGGTGATTTAGTGGAATCAAAATTTAAAAGACAAGCAAATGTAAAAGACAGCGGTACTATCATGCCAGGCCATGGTGGACTACTAGATAGGCTTGATAGCTTGTTTTTCCTTGCTCCCTTCGTATATTTGTATATACATTATATAATGTAA
- a CDS encoding acyl-CoA-binding protein: MADDLDILFEEAYKKASSTNEKLPPDVMLKLYAYYKQAVKGDHFSFNANTDANLRNAFKFNAWRQLKGMSEDEAKREYINLVNTIIK, translated from the coding sequence ATGGCAGATGATTTAGACATCTTATTTGAAGAAGCCTATAAAAAAGCTTCTAGCACTAATGAAAAATTACCACCAGATGTAATGCTAAAACTTTATGCTTATTATAAGCAAGCAGTAAAAGGAGATCATTTTTCATTCAATGCAAATACGGATGCCAATCTTAGAAATGCATTCAAGTTTAATGCTTGGAGGCAACTCAAAGGAATGTCTGAAGATGAAGCTAAAAGAGAATATATAAACTTAGTTAACACAATTATAAAATAA
- a CDS encoding YceI family protein, producing MKKIVFALAVLVSSSTIISCKKEAKKETPTQEQETVVEKKASYVLQDANNTINWTAYKTTDKTPVKGQFQKVNITAGGQGESVKEAINNVEFSVPVSSIFTKDTSRDFKIKKFFFAVMDQTQLLSGKLVLENDSIGYADLTMNGVTKKLPFNYTISEKTFNMNSVMKITDWNAEKALSSLNEACKDLHKGADGVSKTWDEVAIDISSTFE from the coding sequence ATGAAAAAAATCGTATTTGCTTTAGCAGTATTGGTATCATCTAGTACTATCATTTCGTGCAAAAAAGAAGCTAAAAAAGAAACTCCAACACAAGAACAAGAAACTGTTGTAGAAAAGAAAGCTAGCTATGTTTTACAAGATGCAAACAATACAATTAACTGGACAGCTTACAAAACAACAGACAAAACTCCTGTAAAAGGACAATTTCAAAAGGTAAATATTACTGCTGGAGGTCAAGGAGAAAGCGTTAAAGAAGCCATTAATAATGTAGAGTTTTCTGTTCCTGTGAGCAGTATCTTTACTAAAGATACTAGTAGGGATTTTAAAATTAAGAAGTTTTTCTTTGCTGTTATGGATCAAACACAATTACTTTCTGGTAAATTAGTTTTAGAAAACGATTCAATTGGTTATGCTGATTTAACCATGAACGGTGTCACTAAAAAACTTCCTTTCAATTATACAATTTCAGAAAAAACTTTCAATATGAATAGTGTGATGAAAATTACAGATTGGAACGCTGAAAAAGCTTTAAGCTCTTTAAACGAAGCTTGTAAAGACTTACATAAAGGTGCTGATGGTGTTTCTAAAACTTGGGATGAAGTTGCCATTGATATCTCATCTACATTCGAATAA
- a CDS encoding peptide MFS transporter — MKTQASTNDVFGHPRGLLYLFFAELWERFSFYGMRALLVLYMTKHLLFSDEMSFGIYAAYMSLVYVTPLIGGMLADKILGFRKAIVLGGVLMSLGHFFLTFEHPLFFYSSLSLIIVGNGFFKPNISSFVGKLYNEDDNRRDSGFTIFYMGVNIGGAVAPLLCAWLAEVYGWHYGFVLAGIGMLIGLLVFKRGLNANVFDEYGLVPNQEVFEKRRFGMKSGYLVTLCAFLSVPVFAVIVRYHQFEHYLVWIVSAFLIMYLTYILKKVTKIERQQLLVAVYFTVLYTLFSAIFEQAGSSLTLFADRSVNLVGLNAAQTNSINSGFIILLAIPFSVLWTYLSKIKKNPNSVVKFGLGVFFLGLGFVIFGLSAHQVDAFARTPMFYLVFGTFVYTVGELFLSPIGLSKMTELSPIKYVAFIMGVWFSANFYGHFFAGKIAKLTAVSNGELGVFSDGVFGKVTSLVTGLSKEMILTKGEAFQQLYSYVSVYASFGVIASFIGILVVVFSLPIKKMMNSVH, encoded by the coding sequence ATGAAAACACAAGCGTCAACAAATGATGTATTTGGACATCCAAGAGGGTTATTATATTTATTTTTCGCAGAGCTATGGGAACGATTTTCTTTTTATGGAATGCGGGCATTACTTGTATTATATATGACGAAGCATTTGCTATTTTCAGATGAAATGTCATTTGGAATTTATGCAGCTTACATGTCTTTAGTATATGTTACCCCTTTAATAGGAGGAATGTTAGCTGATAAAATTTTAGGTTTTAGGAAAGCAATTGTTTTAGGAGGTGTTTTGATGTCTTTAGGTCATTTTTTTCTCACGTTTGAACATCCATTGTTTTTTTATAGTTCTTTGTCTTTAATAATTGTAGGGAATGGTTTTTTTAAACCTAATATATCTTCATTTGTTGGGAAATTGTATAATGAGGATGATAATAGACGTGACTCTGGGTTTACCATTTTTTATATGGGAGTTAATATTGGAGGAGCAGTTGCTCCGCTGCTATGTGCATGGTTGGCGGAAGTATATGGTTGGCATTACGGTTTTGTATTGGCAGGAATAGGGATGCTAATAGGATTGTTGGTGTTTAAAAGAGGATTAAATGCAAATGTTTTTGACGAGTACGGACTCGTTCCGAATCAAGAAGTTTTTGAGAAAAGGAGGTTTGGAATGAAATCAGGGTATTTAGTAACGCTTTGTGCTTTTTTATCTGTTCCTGTTTTTGCAGTGATTGTAAGATATCATCAGTTCGAACATTACTTGGTGTGGATAGTTTCTGCATTTCTAATTATGTATTTGACCTATATTTTGAAAAAAGTAACTAAGATTGAAAGGCAGCAGCTATTAGTAGCAGTATATTTTACCGTATTATATACCTTGTTTTCGGCAATTTTTGAGCAAGCAGGGAGTTCGTTAACATTATTTGCAGATAGAAGTGTCAACTTAGTGGGATTGAATGCTGCTCAAACAAATAGTATTAATTCAGGGTTTATAATTCTTCTTGCCATACCTTTTTCTGTATTATGGACTTATTTAAGTAAAATAAAAAAGAACCCAAATTCGGTAGTAAAGTTTGGGTTAGGAGTATTCTTTTTAGGGTTAGGTTTTGTTATTTTTGGATTGTCTGCGCACCAAGTAGATGCATTTGCCAGAACACCAATGTTCTATTTAGTTTTCGGAACATTTGTTTATACAGTTGGAGAACTATTTTTGTCGCCAATAGGATTGTCTAAGATGACCGAATTATCTCCAATAAAATATGTTGCTTTTATCATGGGAGTATGGTTTTCCGCTAATTTTTATGGGCATTTTTTTGCAGGAAAAATAGCAAAGCTAACAGCAGTTTCTAATGGAGAATTAGGGGTTTTCTCTGATGGAGTCTTTGGTAAAGTTACTTCATTGGTTACAGGATTGTCCAAAGAGATGATACTAACCAAAGGAGAGGCTTTTCAGCAATTGTATTCATATGTATCCGTATATGCGAGTTTTGGCGTTATTGCATCATTTATAGGTATACTTGTGGTAGTTTTTTCATTACCAATAAAGAAAATGATGAATAGTGTACATTAA
- a CDS encoding TetR/AcrR family transcriptional regulator, which yields MKNLLSNLKIEIPTGIYIKDPETSDLGKRIIENSIILIEEVGFEKFNFKKLGLKIGSNESSIYRYFESKHKLLIYLTSWYWGWIQYQLVIETYSIQDPKEKLSKAIEVVTKTTKQDSNFSHINEILLNRIVIDENSKSYSTKEVDTENKEGFFRLYKEVVRRLADIIIQYASTYKHPLTLASTIIEGALHQQFIRQHFKTLTNCDDNITPTSFFIDLTLNTLANERK from the coding sequence ATGAAAAATCTACTTTCAAACTTAAAAATAGAAATTCCAACTGGAATTTACATTAAGGATCCTGAAACCTCTGATTTGGGAAAACGAATCATAGAAAACAGTATTATACTTATAGAAGAGGTAGGCTTTGAAAAGTTCAATTTCAAAAAATTAGGTCTAAAAATTGGCTCTAATGAAAGTTCTATTTACAGGTATTTTGAAAGTAAACACAAACTATTAATTTACTTAACTTCATGGTATTGGGGATGGATTCAGTATCAATTAGTCATTGAAACCTACAGCATTCAAGACCCTAAGGAGAAACTTAGTAAAGCTATTGAAGTTGTAACAAAAACAACCAAGCAGGATAGTAATTTCTCTCATATTAATGAAATTCTGTTGAACCGAATTGTTATTGATGAAAATTCAAAATCCTACTCCACTAAAGAGGTAGATACCGAAAATAAAGAAGGTTTTTTTAGACTGTATAAAGAAGTTGTTAGGCGCTTAGCTGATATTATCATTCAATACGCTTCAACTTACAAACATCCATTAACATTAGCCAGCACCATTATTGAAGGTGCACTTCATCAACAGTTTATTCGACAACACTTTAAAACACTAACAAATTGTGATGATAATATCACTCCAACATCATTTTTTATCGATTTAACACTAAACACTTTAGCTAATGAGCGAAAATAA